GGGGTGAATTGCCCGGCTACACGAAGAATCGACGCCCGGTTGAACTTGTATGGTCGCAGGATTTCGAATCCCGTCTGGAAGCGTTGACGTGTGAGCGGCAGATCAAAGGCTGGAGTCGCAAGAAGAAAGCAGCGTTGATCCGGGGCGACTGGTCGGAGATCGCTCGCCTTTCGAAAGGTGCCGAGCGAGGTTCGGACTGATGCGCCTGATTCGTCCTTCGACAAGCTCAGGACGAACGGAATTTGTCCGGTCGATTCAATCCTGGAAATTGGGTGCAACTCCCGTTCGTCCTGAGCTTGTCGAAGGGCGAAGCTCGACGATATTGAATCCCCACTGAAAGCTTGCACCATCCGTCCACGTCCACGTCCACGTCCACGTCCACGTTTCCGATCCAGGTCCTGGCTGCTAGACTCGCGCTTACGATGACCTACCCTCCGCGCGCACATGTCCCCGACGAGCT
The sequence above is drawn from the Chrysiogenia bacterium genome and encodes:
- a CDS encoding GIY-YIG nuclease family protein, which produces MAFYTYMLRCSDGRYYVGHTENLEVRVAQHNRGELPGYTKNRRPVELVWSQDFESRLEALTCERQIKGWSRKKKAALIRGDWSEIARLSKGAERGSD